A stretch of the Vicinamibacterales bacterium genome encodes the following:
- a CDS encoding isoprenylcysteine carboxylmethyltransferase family protein: MSTAVAGARLEPAGLRWHRQPVRRNLGELTSKIVIITLFSSMATRLAQDAARTGHVTGLLLLASEALVVALTLFRRIPATVDRTWRARVLTGLATFGPPLVRPMSIAGSSETLTICITAVGLMIVVMGKLSLGRSFGLMPANRGVVCSGLYRFIRHPIYLGYLITHIGFVVANPADWNLVLLGLADVALMMRACREELTLAADPAYRDYMQRVRWRIVPGLF, from the coding sequence GTGAGCACCGCGGTCGCGGGCGCGCGGCTCGAGCCGGCCGGCCTGCGCTGGCATCGCCAGCCGGTCCGCCGCAATCTGGGCGAGCTGACGTCGAAGATCGTCATCATCACGCTGTTCTCGTCGATGGCGACGCGGCTCGCGCAGGATGCGGCGCGGACCGGGCACGTCACTGGCCTCCTGCTGCTCGCCAGCGAAGCGCTGGTGGTGGCGCTGACCCTCTTCCGTCGAATCCCCGCCACCGTCGATCGCACCTGGCGCGCGCGCGTGCTCACCGGGCTCGCCACGTTCGGGCCGCCGCTCGTCCGCCCGATGTCGATCGCCGGCTCGTCCGAGACGCTGACCATCTGCATCACCGCGGTCGGCCTGATGATCGTGGTGATGGGCAAGCTGTCGCTCGGACGCAGCTTCGGGCTGATGCCGGCGAACCGCGGCGTCGTCTGCAGCGGCCTCTACCGCTTCATCCGGCATCCCATCTACCTGGGATATCTCATCACGCACATCGGCTTCGTCGTTGCGAATCCGGCCGACTGGAACCTGGTCCTGCTCGGCCTCGCCGACGTCGCGCTGATGATGCGCGCCTGCCGCGAAGAGCTGACGCTCGCGGCCGATCCCGCCTATCGCGACTACATGCAGCGCG